From one Nitrospira sp. MA-1 genomic stretch:
- the smbP gene encoding small metal-binding protein SmbP produces the protein MSSTFSTFIRIVGCVGVLGFWAVPAVTLAEGDKHLYEAIGHAGEAKAHGEMGHAGEATKHAQEALSHADAAKQEGGNAHVGEGISHLGEAVDHGKQGHGEVAAEHSEEALKHLQQGH, from the coding sequence ATGAGCAGTACATTCTCTACATTCATTCGAATTGTCGGTTGTGTTGGAGTATTGGGCTTTTGGGCAGTTCCGGCTGTCACATTGGCGGAAGGCGATAAACATTTGTATGAAGCGATCGGACATGCCGGTGAGGCAAAAGCTCATGGAGAAATGGGGCATGCCGGTGAAGCCACCAAGCATGCGCAGGAGGCCCTTTCGCATGCCGATGCTGCCAAGCAAGAAGGTGGCAATGCCCATGTCGGTGAGGGCATCAGTCATCTCGGCGAAGCGGTGGACCATGGCAAACAGGGACATGGCGAGGTTGCGGCCGAACATAGTGAGGAAGCCTTGAAGCACCTCCAACAGGGCCATTAG
- a CDS encoding tetratricopeptide repeat protein, translating into MLNPNHGNFSHTFSPRMKWQRIFLCLIFLWPLPALGHQAGNLYRDALSAVENQDFKTAQSLLEQAIQEFPGFSEAHHLYGLVEFQLTQQPERAISALQQAIRLNPNLAQGQYDLALLFIKQDQIEEAQKAAQQALAIYPRFWEARLILAKLLDKRELTNQAIQEYQTILTQQPFQEEALYHLATRFMQAQDFDQAQLLLTQLTEHHPHQTDAWLLLGRIAERQNQPSQALHAYQEVIQANPDNSEAHANLGFLYQQQGNLPEAIEHFQRVSELKPQDAEAFLNLGVLFAGNHQLVEAEQAYQTGIALQPDSLEGHFNLGAFYEFHKKDLPQARIHYQKYLDLGGKDARIQQLLTQLGQ; encoded by the coding sequence ATGCTCAATCCGAATCACGGCAATTTCTCGCATACTTTCTCGCCACGCATGAAGTGGCAAAGAATATTCCTATGCCTTATCTTCCTTTGGCCCTTGCCAGCGTTGGGGCACCAGGCGGGAAACCTTTATCGTGATGCTCTTTCAGCCGTGGAAAATCAGGACTTCAAGACCGCCCAATCCTTACTCGAACAGGCCATCCAGGAATTTCCTGGTTTTTCCGAAGCCCATCACCTGTATGGCTTGGTGGAGTTTCAACTGACCCAACAACCTGAACGCGCAATTTCTGCCCTTCAACAGGCCATCCGCCTCAACCCGAATTTAGCTCAAGGGCAGTATGATTTGGCGTTACTCTTTATCAAGCAAGATCAAATAGAAGAAGCTCAAAAAGCCGCTCAGCAAGCGCTCGCTATCTATCCACGTTTTTGGGAGGCCCGCCTCATACTCGCGAAATTATTGGATAAGCGAGAACTCACGAATCAGGCTATTCAGGAATACCAGACAATTCTCACTCAACAACCCTTCCAGGAAGAAGCGCTCTATCATCTAGCTACCCGGTTTATGCAAGCTCAAGATTTTGACCAAGCACAGCTCCTCCTTACCCAATTGACAGAACACCACCCTCACCAGACAGACGCATGGTTGTTGCTGGGCCGGATTGCGGAACGGCAGAATCAACCCTCACAGGCCTTACATGCTTACCAAGAAGTCATTCAGGCCAATCCTGACAATTCGGAAGCCCACGCCAATCTTGGATTTCTTTACCAACAACAAGGGAACCTACCAGAGGCCATTGAACATTTCCAACGCGTCAGCGAACTCAAGCCTCAGGATGCCGAGGCCTTTCTCAATCTCGGAGTCCTCTTCGCAGGAAACCATCAGCTCGTGGAGGCAGAACAAGCATATCAAACAGGAATCGCTTTGCAACCAGATTCACTGGAAGGCCATTTCAATCTTGGTGCCTTTTACGAATTCCACAAGAAGGATCTTCCTCAAGCACGAATCCACTACCAGAAATACCTTGACCTTGGCGGAAAAGACGCCAGAATCCAACAATTGCTTACACAACTTGGGCAATAG
- a CDS encoding sialidase family protein, producing MLRPVFFGATSVVLSIGLGGVVSLALGAEPSVSMIQAGPKHIIDHKGMQTTGPMAQLDTDGTLHLAWGGEKQEERGVFYLKVPPQQEEYPEPTKVNPSNPPAASLHEPPALALGHNNDVYLTWTTPHPNAGGKPFANLLLLSRSVDGGKTFLPPVQINDDEAVTGHSFDNLTVSPNGSVHISWLDAREGKKDPATYTVVSQDQGHTLSPNLKIDESSCVCCRTHMTTASDGTVYLAWRKVLSGAVRETVVSRSTDNGKSFSPPVIVGHDQWVFEGCPHRPATMGVDQQGRLYVTWYTEGPDDTPGVYLAYSDDQGKTFTPRRLLNMSKGTFPDHPQLAVNQAGHLLVSWEEQSPVRREVVFTYSLDRGQTFSSPNKVNEKKAKSPAVALNDAGQAVIAWSEQVVFPAWSTVVQPLSFPTPQTAQLHPIP from the coding sequence ATGTTAAGACCGGTATTTTTTGGAGCCACTTCCGTGGTCCTCTCGATTGGCTTGGGAGGTGTCGTATCCTTAGCCCTCGGGGCGGAACCATCTGTCTCGATGATTCAGGCCGGACCTAAACACATCATCGACCATAAGGGCATGCAAACCACCGGCCCCATGGCCCAACTGGATACAGACGGGACACTGCACCTCGCCTGGGGTGGGGAAAAGCAGGAAGAGCGGGGAGTCTTCTATCTCAAGGTTCCACCTCAACAGGAAGAGTATCCCGAACCAACCAAAGTCAATCCCTCCAATCCTCCCGCCGCTTCCCTCCATGAACCACCGGCGCTGGCGTTAGGCCATAACAACGATGTCTACCTAACCTGGACCACCCCTCATCCGAATGCTGGCGGAAAACCGTTTGCCAACCTTCTTCTCCTAAGCCGATCCGTTGATGGAGGCAAGACCTTTCTTCCCCCGGTTCAAATCAACGACGACGAGGCCGTCACCGGCCATTCTTTTGACAATCTGACCGTGAGCCCGAATGGTTCTGTTCATATTTCCTGGCTTGATGCCCGAGAAGGGAAAAAAGATCCGGCCACCTATACCGTCGTTTCCCAAGATCAGGGCCACACTCTTTCCCCCAATTTAAAAATTGACGAATCCAGTTGTGTCTGCTGCCGGACCCATATGACCACTGCCTCTGATGGCACCGTCTATCTCGCCTGGCGCAAGGTCTTGTCCGGAGCGGTCAGGGAAACGGTCGTATCCCGTTCGACCGATAACGGGAAATCGTTTTCCCCCCCGGTCATCGTGGGCCATGATCAATGGGTCTTCGAGGGTTGCCCACATCGTCCCGCCACCATGGGAGTCGATCAGCAAGGACGCCTCTATGTCACCTGGTACACGGAAGGCCCGGATGATACTCCCGGTGTATATCTGGCATATTCCGATGATCAGGGAAAAACCTTTACCCCCCGCCGCTTGTTAAACATGTCGAAAGGCACGTTTCCGGATCATCCTCAACTGGCCGTGAATCAGGCAGGGCATCTACTCGTCTCATGGGAAGAGCAATCTCCGGTGCGACGTGAAGTGGTGTTCACCTATTCCCTCGACCGAGGGCAAACATTTAGTTCCCCGAATAAGGTGAATGAGAAGAAAGCCAAAAGTCCGGCTGTGGCATTGAATGACGCGGGACAGGCCGTCATTGCCTGGTCAGAGCAAGTGGTTTTTCCGGCATGGAGTACGGTGGTCCAGCCTCTTTCTTTTCCCACCCCGCAGACGGCTCAATTACACCCAATACCATGA
- a CDS encoding TlpA disulfide reductase family protein, whose translation MGNPSSVPFTLSRVDLSQKLPAFQLRTLQGTPVHSNELAGRVLILNFWATWCGPCKEEMPSLERLRQKFPPDQLAILAVTTDIRPQEIKVFWQQLELHFDVLLDEQEELSQALMVRNLPTTVIVDTHGHLSQRIMGPREWDSPESVAHIHNLLNPK comes from the coding sequence ATGGGGAACCCTTCCTCGGTCCCCTTCACTCTCAGCCGAGTCGATCTCAGCCAGAAGCTCCCCGCCTTCCAGCTCCGTACATTGCAGGGCACTCCCGTGCATTCCAATGAATTAGCCGGTCGGGTTCTCATCTTGAATTTTTGGGCAACCTGGTGTGGCCCTTGTAAGGAAGAAATGCCTTCGTTAGAACGTCTTCGTCAAAAGTTTCCTCCAGACCAGTTGGCCATATTGGCGGTTACCACCGATATTCGTCCACAAGAAATCAAAGTATTTTGGCAGCAACTCGAGTTGCATTTCGATGTCCTCCTGGATGAACAGGAAGAACTCTCTCAAGCGCTCATGGTTCGAAATCTTCCCACAACGGTGATTGTGGATACGCATGGACACCTGAGCCAACGAATCATGGGGCCAAGAGAGTGGGATAGCCCTGAATCGGTCGCCCATATCCACAACCTCCTTAACCCGAAGTAG
- a CDS encoding TonB-dependent receptor encodes MKRLLSVRSWNWPWGFFVLILSVPLTLSVSAPTFAESSDSPIPSEEILLQQQQDLEGELDRVNARLNEIRKQLSELQQIPVSQQTDEQRQTEEALQEEEVVTLEEMSIVSTRILKRPEGLTMSSTPQSETDSQPTRTMKESMESLPGVVLRQANGPRDFSISIRGSGVKTAFAIRDIKVYEDGFQQTQSDGLSRLDIQDPWFMRSTEVIRGAASSLYDNYALGGMVHFKTRRGSDINGVEGFFAGGSYGYNKQAGAFGQHWKNLDVSLFASNAAENGYIDHSGYNTQTLNLNFRFTIDEKQSLYVKAITNWLDTKVPTRLTKSQFNANDRQAGDGAKARDQSRLDRRTIIGLMYERQLTPNLILTTEGDYDVKDINQYFNQVFDNVNTNWKHYTDLRHTGQIAGMPLNSYLGFFINNMEQEGQTFQNLDDGQGTRGNLIQNNRGTIRNVGGRFREELTFLPNWTVAAGLGFEQSIVSIQTINYTNGVVSSRPNTTKTYYNWAPEMSLTWRPREGFRHWIRGSTGYGIPQFSNLTRNPITGLPGSNFDLKPQKNVNVEFGHEARLHETFNMQLVGFWIFFRDEIISQNISGTNTASTNADSSEYRGVEVSADWRPIPGWQFHGAYTHIDAKYINFTDRYLVNGVATDVKQDGNDVPNVPSDVLNMKVMYDDAKNDWGAWIESNYYNSYFLNNGNTVGIPSYWIMNVNLHKTFTFNNDWVRFAKFFFEVNNIADKTYAASGQVVSDSTPDANKQLFFAGYGRSFYGGVTIGVF; translated from the coding sequence GTGAAACGATTGCTTTCTGTCCGTTCATGGAATTGGCCATGGGGTTTTTTCGTATTAATCTTGAGCGTTCCGCTAACGCTTAGTGTCTCCGCTCCGACTTTCGCTGAATCAAGTGACAGCCCTATCCCGTCAGAAGAAATTCTCCTGCAGCAACAACAGGACCTGGAGGGAGAACTCGATCGCGTCAATGCCCGACTTAATGAAATCAGGAAACAACTGAGCGAATTACAACAAATACCTGTTTCCCAACAAACCGATGAACAACGCCAGACAGAGGAGGCCCTCCAGGAGGAGGAAGTGGTGACATTGGAAGAGATGAGTATCGTCAGTACCCGGATATTAAAACGGCCGGAAGGCCTGACGATGTCCTCTACCCCTCAATCGGAAACCGATTCCCAACCGACCCGAACCATGAAAGAATCCATGGAATCTCTTCCCGGTGTGGTGCTCCGCCAGGCTAATGGCCCCAGGGACTTCAGTATTTCCATTCGAGGCTCCGGAGTCAAAACAGCATTCGCCATCCGGGATATCAAAGTCTATGAAGATGGTTTTCAACAAACGCAGTCGGACGGATTGTCACGACTCGATATACAAGACCCGTGGTTCATGAGATCGACTGAAGTGATCCGTGGGGCGGCGTCCTCACTGTATGATAATTATGCCTTGGGCGGAATGGTGCATTTTAAAACCCGACGGGGAAGTGACATCAATGGAGTCGAAGGGTTCTTTGCCGGAGGATCATACGGATATAACAAACAGGCTGGCGCTTTCGGTCAACACTGGAAGAATCTTGATGTATCATTATTTGCCAGTAACGCCGCGGAAAACGGGTATATCGATCACAGTGGCTATAACACCCAGACGTTGAATTTAAATTTCCGTTTCACCATTGACGAAAAACAGAGTCTTTACGTCAAAGCCATCACCAACTGGCTTGATACGAAGGTGCCGACCCGGCTCACCAAAAGCCAATTTAATGCAAACGATCGTCAGGCGGGAGATGGAGCGAAAGCCAGGGATCAATCTCGCCTCGACCGCCGCACTATTATCGGATTAATGTATGAACGGCAGTTGACACCCAACCTCATCTTGACGACAGAAGGAGATTATGACGTCAAGGATATTAACCAGTACTTTAATCAAGTTTTCGATAATGTGAATACCAACTGGAAACATTATACTGATTTGCGACACACCGGTCAGATCGCCGGCATGCCGTTAAACAGCTATCTCGGGTTCTTCATCAACAACATGGAACAGGAAGGTCAGACCTTCCAGAATTTGGATGACGGTCAAGGCACGCGAGGCAACTTGATCCAGAATAACCGGGGGACCATTCGAAATGTCGGGGGACGATTCCGAGAAGAACTGACCTTCCTACCGAATTGGACCGTGGCCGCCGGCCTGGGATTCGAACAGTCCATCGTAAGCATCCAGACGATTAATTATACCAATGGGGTGGTCTCCAGCCGTCCAAACACCACAAAGACCTACTATAATTGGGCGCCCGAAATGTCACTGACGTGGAGGCCCCGAGAAGGCTTTCGGCATTGGATCAGAGGTTCCACCGGATATGGCATCCCGCAATTCAGCAATTTGACTCGCAATCCCATCACGGGTCTTCCAGGTTCCAATTTTGACTTGAAGCCCCAAAAAAATGTGAACGTGGAATTCGGGCACGAAGCCAGGCTTCATGAAACCTTCAACATGCAACTTGTGGGATTCTGGATCTTCTTTCGCGATGAAATTATTTCGCAAAACATTTCAGGTACGAATACAGCCTCCACCAATGCCGACTCTTCGGAATATCGGGGTGTCGAGGTGTCCGCGGATTGGCGACCAATACCCGGTTGGCAATTTCACGGTGCGTACACCCACATTGATGCCAAGTACATCAATTTCACAGATCGGTATCTAGTGAATGGCGTGGCCACCGATGTCAAACAGGACGGCAATGACGTCCCCAACGTCCCTTCGGATGTCCTGAACATGAAGGTCATGTATGATGATGCGAAAAACGATTGGGGTGCCTGGATCGAGTCCAATTATTACAATAGCTATTTTCTAAATAATGGCAATACCGTGGGAATTCCTTCCTACTGGATTATGAACGTCAATCTTCACAAGACCTTTACCTTCAACAATGATTGGGTTCGCTTTGCTAAATTCTTTTTCGAAGTGAACAACATCGCCGATAAAACCTACGCGGCATCCGGCCAGGTCGTGTCAGACTCAACACCCGATGCCAATAAGCAATTGTTCTTTGCCGGGTATGGGCGATCGTTCTATGGAGGCGTGACAATCGGGGTGTTCTAG